One window of Pyxicephalus adspersus chromosome 4, UCB_Pads_2.0, whole genome shotgun sequence genomic DNA carries:
- the LOC140329643 gene encoding epoxide hydrolase 1-like, translating to MVHGWPGSFYEFYRIIPFLTEPGKHGLDPRYTFEVICPSIPGYGFSEAPHKQGFNGIAAARIFYKLMLRLGFSEFYLQGGDWGSLITTIMSQMKPESIKGLHLNMVFISTQGLGMLISLILGRYLPWLVGMTREDVRRIYPYFEKNVYALLRESGYLHIQGTKPDTVGSGLNDSPAGLAAYILEKFSTWTNPDYQELEDGGLERKYSLDQLLTNVMIYWVSGSITSSMRFYKENLTRDFQSSPTARTPVYVPTGIAAFPCELTHVPKVWAKERHKNIVTYTYMPRGGHFAAFEEPELLARDIQNFVSKVEKDTK from the exons ATGGTTCACGGCTGGCCAGGTTCTTTTTATGAATTCTATCGGATTATTCCATTTTTGACTGAGCCTGGGAAACACGGTCTGGACCCCAGATACACCTTTGAGGTCATCTGCCCCTCAATTCCTGGATATGGCTTTTCAGAGGCACCACATAAGCAGG GTTTTAATGGCATTGCCGCAGCACGGATCTTCTACAAGCTGATGCTGAGACTGGGATTTAGTGAGTTCTATCTGCAAGGAGGAGACTGGGGAAGCCTCATCACCACCATCATGTCTCAGATGAAACCGGA gtccataaAGGGTCTCCACCTGAATATGGTGTTCATTAGTACACAAGGGCTGGGAATGCTCATTTCATTGATTCTTGGCCGCTATCTTCCTTGGTTGGTGGGAATGACAAGAGAAGATGTCAGACGTATCTATCCGTACTTTGAGAAGAATGTCTACGCTCTATTACGGGAATCGGGATATCTCCATATTCAGGGAACCAAACCTGATACTGTGG GCTCTGGTCTGAACGACTCCCCTGCTGGCCTGGCTGCTTATATCCTGGAAAAGTTCTCCACCTGGACCAATCCGGACTATCAAGAACTGGAGGACGGCGGCTTGGAAAG GAAATATTCTTTGGATCAGCTTCTCACCAACGTGATGATTTATTGGGTCTCTGGTTCCATCACATCTTCTATGCGGTTCTACAAAGAAAATCTCACCCGGGACTTTCAGAGTAGCCCGACTGCAAG GACCCCTGTGTATGTTCCCACCGGCATCGCTGCCTTCCCATGTGAGCTGACGCACGTCCCCAAGGTATGGGCCAAAGAAAGACACAAGAACATCGTCACTTACACCTACATGCCCCGCGGAGGGCACTTTGCTGCCTTTGAGGAGCCAGAACTGCTCGCCCGCGACATCCAGAACTTTGTGTCCAAGGtggaaaaagatacaaaatag
- the RSPH9 gene encoding radial spoke head protein 9 homolog encodes MEADGLLLGVEMVSGSGVGLSPEQSAALRTSLLLLRRNMKLAGVLFWGKILGVHGDYYICRGTEEDEGEELRGRKTFYSLNCMDWCLLPPATEALIAETQVIKGRFIGDPSHEYEQTVHKKVGEGDAAYEEEVTSHIKEETRLVATIAMIDKEAAIVPRGAFIKNPVGLVKKNPCFRGLTVSEAKKLSSFFHFTPTVNPKNRSLLEKADLDPSIDFLDSLEHDIPRGCWSLQFEQGNSVVILRSLLWIGMTFYHVPLTPQHGYVYIGTGERNNDLPFMI; translated from the exons ATGGAGGCGGACGGGCTGCTGCTGGGGGTGGAAATGGTGTCCGGCTCCGGTGTGGGGCTGAGCCCGGAACAAAGTGCCGCCCTGCGGACATCCTTACTGCTACTCCGCCGGAATATGAAGCTTGCCGGGGTCCTGTTCTGGGGGAAGATTCTTGGGGTCCATGGGGACTATTATATCTGCCGGGGCACCGAGGAGGATGAGGGCGAGGAGCTGCGGGGGAGGAAGACGTTTTACAG CCTGAACTGCATGGATTGGTGTCTCCTGCCGCCAGCCACCGAGGCCCTCATTGCCGAGACGCAGGTGATTAAAGGGCGATTTATAGGTGACCCCTCTCATGAGTATGAGCAGACGGTGCACAAGAAGGTGGGCGAAGGGGACGCAGCCTATGAGGAGGAGGTGACG AGTCACATCAAAGAGGAAACGCGCCTGGTAGCCACCATTGCCATGATTGATAAGGAGGCAGCCATTGTACCGAGAGGAGCCTTCATCAAGAATCCGGTTGGACTAGTCAAGAAGAATCCTTGTTTCCGAG gCCTTACAGTGAGTGAAGCCAAAAAACTCAGTTCATTCTTCCACTTCACCCCAACTGTGAACCCCAAGAATCGGTCACTGCTGGAAAAGGCAGATCTGGATCCCTCCATAGATTTTCTGGATTCTTTGGAACATGATATCCCCAGAG GGTGCTGGAGCTTACAGTTTGAGCAGGGGAACAGTGTGGTCATACTTCGCAGCCTCCTCTGGATTGGGATGACTTTCTATCACGTCCCTCTCACCCCGCAGCACGGTTATGTCTACATCGGGACCGGTGAGCGAAACAACGACTTACCCTTCATGATCTAA